Sequence from the Halogeometricum sp. S3BR5-2 genome:
ACCGGGTCGATCAGACATATCTTCGTTTGACATGGTTAGTGGCCTCCTTCCTCTTCCTCACCGTGGCCGCCTTCGCTAGCCTCGAAACTCTCCGGAACTGTCCCACCGTTGGCCTCCACCCACGTCCGGTAGTCCTCTGGCGAGACGACGAACACCTGTGAGACCATCTGCGAATGGCCCTTTCCACAGAGTTCGGCACACGTGACCTGATATGTGTCGGCGGGGATTTCAGTTCCATTTACCGTGATGGTCCGTTCTCCCTCAACCCCTTCAACGGAGAACCACGCCGAGTTGATTTGTCCCGGCATGGCGTCTTTTTTCACGCCGAGTTCCTGAATTGCGAAGGAGTGAATCACGTCGGCTGATGTGATTCTGAATTTAATCACGGTGTCCGCAGGCAGGACGACGTGATTCCCCTGCGTGAACGGGACGCCAGCAACGTCGTACCGGAAGAACCACTGGCCTGCGGTGATGTCCATCTCGAGGACGCGGTCCGTTCCGGCCTGTGTGGTCGGGTCGGCGGCTTGGTCGGTCTGTGCGAGCGCGCCCGCCCCCATGAAGACGGTCATCAGTACCAAGAAGGCGATGCCCAGACTCCACACGCTGAACGTGTAGCGACCACTGCCGGGACGGAGTTTCGCGGCAGTTTCACGGCGTGGAGCGGCGTATCGATAGACGAACCAACCAGTCACAGCGACGAACCCCCCGCCACCAACCATCGCGATGACGGACATCGTCACACGGAAGTTGTGGATGATTCCGATGGGTTGACCGTTGGCGACCTCTTCGAGCGTAACGACCCCGAAGTCATAGAAGAACAGCCCGAGTCCGAACGCGATGACAAGCGCCCAGAATGCTCCCGAGAGCGTGCCGTATGAGC
This genomic interval carries:
- a CDS encoding cytochrome c oxidase subunit II; translation: MSDADDDVTVPDDSSYGTLSGAFWALVIAFGLGLFFYDFGVVTLEEVANGQPIGIIHNFRVTMSVIAMVGGGGFVAVTGWFVYRYAAPRRETAAKLRPGSGRYTFSVWSLGIAFLVLMTVFMGAGALAQTDQAADPTTQAGTDRVLEMDITAGQWFFRYDVAGVPFTQGNHVVLPADTVIKFRITSADVIHSFAIQELGVKKDAMPGQINSAWFSVEGVEGERTITVNGTEIPADTYQVTCAELCGKGHSQMVSQVFVVSPEDYRTWVEANGGTVPESFEASEGGHGEEEEGGH